A single region of the Polyodon spathula isolate WHYD16114869_AA chromosome 12, ASM1765450v1, whole genome shotgun sequence genome encodes:
- the LOC121324258 gene encoding transcriptional activator protein Pur-alpha-like, with amino-acid sequence MADRDSGSEQGGAPTGQGAGSLHPATGGVGSASGLQHETQELASKRVDIQNKRFYLDVKQNAKGRFLKIAEVGAGGNKSRLTLSMSVAVEFRDYLGDFIEHYAQLGPSNPDMVQDEPRRALKSEFLVRENRKYYMDLKENQRGRFLRIRQTVNRGPGLGSSQGQTIALPAQGLIEFRDALAKLIDDYGVEEEPAELPEGTSLTVDNKRFFFDVGSNKYGVFMRVSEVKPTYRNSITVPYKVWAKFGNTFCKYAEEMKKIQEKQREKRASELLQQQEEVHGDDGDED; translated from the coding sequence ATGGCGGACAGAGACAGTGGAAGCGAGCAAGGAGGAGCACCTACGGGCCAGGGCGCCGGCTCATTACACCCAGCTACGGGCGGGGTGGGTTCGGCTTCCGGGCTGCAGCATGAGACGCAAGAGCTCGCCTCCAAGCGGGTCGACATCCAGAACAAGCGTTTCTACCTGGACGTGAAGCAGAATGCGAAGGGCCGCTTCCTGAAGATAGCCGAGGTCGGGGCCGGGGGCAACAAGAGCCGCCTGACTCTCTCCATGTCTGTGGCCGTGGAGTTCCGCGACTACTTGGGAGACTTCATCGAGCACTACGCCCAATTAGGACCCAGCAACCCAGACATGGTCCAGGACGAACCCCGACGGGCGCTGAAGAGCGAGTTCCTGGTGCGGGAGAATCGGAAATACTACATGGACCTGAAAGAGAACCAGAGAGGCCGGTTTCTGAGGATCCGCCAGACCGTGAACCGGGGCCCGGGTTTGGGCTCCTCGCAGGGCCAAACCATCGCCCTCCCCGCACAGGGACTCATTGAGTTTCGCGATGCCTTGGCCAAGCTCATCGACGATTACGGGGTGGAAGAAGAGCCCGCCGAGTTGCCCGAGGGCACCTCCTTGACTGTTGACAACAAGCGCTTCTTTTTTGATGTGGGTTCTAACAAGTACGGGGTGTTTATGCGGGTGAGCGAGGTAAAGCCCACCTACCGTAACTCCATCACCGTCCCCTACAAAGTGTGGGCCAAATTCGGGAACACTTTCTGTAAATACGCGGAGGAGATGAAAAAGATACaggagaagcagagagagaaaagGGCATCggagctgctgcagcagcaagAGGAGGTCCACGGGGACGACGGGGACGAAGATTGA